The following coding sequences are from one Streptomyces venezuelae window:
- a CDS encoding NUDIX hydrolase, translated as MASPVSPADHPAPGAFEPEDQYASSRHAAWLGAAAIITDEVGRVLLVHPTYRKDDSWLLPGGVVEAGEHPHVTCRREITEELGLDLPLSAVLAVHSFSAHHPDLQPGTPCPGEVRFVFDGGTLTPDQVATIRLPHEELSEYAFQETRDAVQRLRPVDGRIMLAAYRARLGNTATAHLADGQHILDVPALDRLDVHVRYRPLWDSPLHRGPVPDQLPVQQTWAWCFVPDGRVVVVADPGPRGALPMLPGGTVESTDTTPEETLHREAKEEGQLTLADPVRLGWVLDENGEVYGGVGPNARLRLAARVTAIGPAAVDPATGRPFARLLATPAQAAALLGWGQPGARQAQIAAGVAREQWRLPTAFAAVIEEIPAAGMRLS; from the coding sequence GTGGCCTCTCCCGTTAGCCCTGCAGATCACCCCGCCCCGGGTGCTTTTGAACCCGAAGACCAGTACGCCTCGTCCCGGCATGCGGCGTGGCTCGGCGCGGCGGCGATCATCACCGACGAGGTGGGCCGGGTCCTGCTGGTGCACCCCACCTACCGCAAGGACGACTCGTGGCTGCTGCCCGGAGGCGTCGTCGAAGCCGGCGAACACCCGCACGTCACCTGCCGACGCGAGATCACAGAGGAACTGGGCCTGGATCTGCCCCTGTCGGCCGTGCTCGCCGTCCACTCCTTCTCCGCGCACCACCCCGACCTCCAGCCCGGCACGCCATGCCCCGGAGAGGTCCGGTTCGTATTCGACGGAGGAACCCTCACCCCCGACCAGGTGGCGACGATCCGGCTGCCGCACGAGGAGCTGTCCGAGTACGCCTTCCAGGAGACCCGGGACGCAGTGCAACGGCTGCGGCCCGTGGACGGGCGGATCATGCTCGCCGCCTACCGAGCCCGGCTCGGGAACACCGCGACCGCGCACCTCGCCGACGGCCAGCACATCCTCGACGTCCCGGCCCTGGACCGGCTCGACGTCCACGTCCGCTACCGGCCCTTGTGGGACAGTCCGCTCCACCGCGGACCCGTCCCCGACCAACTGCCCGTGCAGCAGACGTGGGCGTGGTGCTTCGTCCCCGACGGCCGGGTCGTCGTCGTGGCCGACCCCGGCCCGCGGGGCGCGCTGCCGATGCTGCCCGGTGGCACCGTGGAGAGCACCGATACGACGCCCGAAGAGACCCTCCACCGCGAGGCTAAAGAGGAAGGCCAGCTCACGCTGGCCGATCCGGTACGGCTGGGCTGGGTGCTGGACGAGAACGGCGAGGTCTACGGCGGCGTAGGGCCCAACGCGAGGCTCCGCCTGGCCGCCAGGGTCACCGCCATCGGACCGGCGGCCGTCGATCCCGCCACCGGTCGGCCCTTCGCCCGCCTGCTCGCCACGCCCGCCCAGGCAGCCGCCCTGTTGGGCTGGGGCCAGCCCGGCGCGCGACAGGCCCAAATCGCCGCGGGCGTGGCACGCGAGCAATGGCGGCTGCCCACCGCTTTCGCTGCAGTCATCGAGGAGATCCCGGCGGCGGGGATGCGGCTGAGCTGA
- a CDS encoding NUDIX domain-containing protein, producing the protein MPLSHDHVRTTVETYLARHPHEREQLADFLNALDRTGEDIASRSTFTGHVTCGAIVLDDLGRVLHVLHLASGKFLAPGGHTEPSDESLARAALRELHEETGISPQAVTPWPGYETVPFDIDIHDIDAHAAKGEPGHQHYDLRFLFRLRKVNETPVVLQEEEVGGIEWRPMDRAASPSLREKLVKLPLQTEPETANASALIYNDRGEYLLHLRDYFPGQIWEPGMWSLLGGGRERQDATLEHTVRRELAEEAGLALADLTPFGTEYASNDAGAAVPIAIYAGRWNGEPRELPLTEGVMLAWFAPEDLYRLRIADTTSDLVRRHAASLPATQSGPATEGRSLASPRGTVPNIIGVHLYLERPDGTVLLGLRHPDSAFAPSTWHVLAGHCGNENAIACLLREAQEEAGLHIERQDVELAHVIHHIGKPKYPPRMGLFFRARTWSGEPELREPDKCTQWKFWDPSALPDNLVPYTRVAIEAIQNGELYSETGWPA; encoded by the coding sequence ATGCCGTTGTCGCACGACCACGTCCGCACCACCGTCGAGACCTACCTCGCTCGCCACCCGCACGAGCGCGAGCAGCTCGCCGACTTCTTGAATGCCCTCGACCGGACCGGCGAGGACATCGCCAGCCGTTCCACCTTCACGGGACACGTCACCTGCGGCGCTATCGTCCTCGACGATCTTGGCCGCGTCCTGCACGTGCTGCACCTAGCCAGCGGGAAGTTTCTCGCCCCCGGCGGACATACCGAGCCATCGGATGAGTCCCTGGCCAGAGCAGCGCTGCGAGAACTGCACGAGGAGACCGGGATCTCGCCCCAGGCCGTCACGCCGTGGCCCGGCTACGAGACAGTGCCGTTCGACATCGACATCCACGACATCGATGCCCACGCGGCCAAGGGCGAGCCCGGCCACCAGCACTACGACCTCCGGTTCCTCTTCCGCCTGCGCAAAGTGAACGAGACACCGGTGGTCCTGCAGGAAGAGGAGGTCGGCGGCATCGAGTGGCGGCCCATGGACCGGGCGGCCTCCCCTTCCCTGCGAGAGAAGCTGGTCAAGCTCCCGCTCCAGACCGAACCGGAGACAGCCAACGCGTCCGCCCTGATCTACAACGACCGTGGCGAGTACCTGCTCCACCTACGCGACTATTTCCCCGGCCAGATCTGGGAGCCGGGCATGTGGTCCCTGCTCGGCGGCGGCCGAGAGCGCCAGGACGCCACTTTGGAACACACCGTGCGGCGCGAACTGGCCGAGGAGGCCGGGCTCGCTCTCGCAGACCTGACCCCGTTCGGCACCGAGTACGCCTCCAACGACGCCGGAGCGGCGGTACCCATCGCCATCTACGCCGGCCGCTGGAACGGTGAGCCACGCGAACTCCCCCTCACCGAAGGGGTGATGCTCGCCTGGTTCGCCCCCGAGGACCTTTACCGCCTGCGCATCGCTGACACCACCAGCGACCTCGTACGACGCCATGCCGCCAGCCTTCCGGCGACGCAGAGCGGGCCCGCAACCGAGGGACGAAGTCTGGCCTCACCACGTGGCACAGTCCCCAACATCATCGGTGTCCACCTCTACCTGGAGCGACCCGACGGGACGGTGCTGCTCGGACTGCGCCACCCCGACTCCGCATTCGCGCCATCCACATGGCATGTGCTGGCCGGCCACTGCGGGAACGAGAACGCCATCGCCTGCCTGCTCAGGGAGGCCCAGGAGGAAGCCGGCCTTCACATCGAGCGCCAGGACGTCGAACTCGCCCACGTCATCCACCACATCGGCAAGCCCAAATACCCGCCCCGCATGGGCCTCTTCTTCCGCGCGCGAACCTGGAGCGGCGAGCCTGAGCTACGCGAGCCGGACAAATGCACCCAGTGGAAATTCTGGGACCCCTCCGCACTCCCCGACAACCTCGTCCCGTACACCCGGGTGGCCATCGAGGCCATCCAGAACGGGGAGCTGTACAGCGAGACGGGCTGGCCCGCATGA
- a CDS encoding M15 family metallopeptidase yields the protein MTGAPSGTHRRTSTALATGREDTRLVVIRGNSASGKSSVAQGLRDHHGRGIAIVGQDVIRRNVLREHDTARGANIALLSRIAREALDAGFHVVLEGILYADRYGHMITSLVRDHRGISSCYYLDVPLETTLARHASKADAAYLEQVTDDHLVSWYRELDLLPDGLETVVQADSTLQDTIARILRETGLAPTPTPQYKPFQGDSMSSLVLMSDPQVAAIPVRECGEPLVDVRDHGLRVDPRKEDPLGAFAHVREGVLARLMHARSLLPAGIDLLFIEGYRPLSLQRRYFTEYRQELAVAQPEWTAQQLHQAASRYVSPPDIAPHSAGAAVDITLVDQDGHELDLGARVNASPEESDDACFTHAPNLSKSARHHRALLLDAMEGAGFTNYGTEFWHFSAADRYDALMRSEPYARYGPIELP from the coding sequence ATGACCGGGGCACCAAGCGGTACACACCGCCGCACCTCCACTGCACTTGCGACCGGACGTGAAGACACCCGCCTCGTAGTGATTCGCGGCAACTCGGCGTCGGGCAAGTCAAGCGTGGCCCAGGGCCTGCGAGATCACCACGGCCGCGGCATCGCGATCGTGGGCCAGGACGTGATCCGCCGGAACGTGCTCCGGGAACACGACACCGCACGCGGCGCCAACATCGCCCTACTCAGCAGGATCGCACGCGAGGCTCTCGACGCAGGCTTCCACGTCGTGCTCGAAGGAATCCTCTACGCGGACCGCTACGGCCACATGATCACCTCTCTGGTACGCGACCACCGCGGCATCTCCAGCTGCTACTACCTGGACGTACCGCTGGAGACGACGTTGGCCCGACACGCCTCGAAGGCAGATGCCGCCTACCTGGAGCAAGTCACCGACGACCACCTCGTCTCCTGGTACCGCGAGCTGGATCTACTGCCTGACGGTCTGGAGACCGTGGTCCAAGCCGACAGCACATTGCAGGACACCATTGCGCGCATCCTGCGCGAAACCGGCCTCGCTCCTACCCCGACGCCGCAGTACAAGCCATTCCAGGGAGACTCGATGAGCAGTCTGGTGCTGATGTCCGATCCGCAGGTCGCCGCGATCCCGGTGAGGGAGTGCGGGGAACCGCTCGTCGACGTGCGCGACCACGGCCTCCGCGTCGATCCCCGCAAGGAAGATCCGCTGGGCGCGTTCGCCCACGTCCGCGAGGGTGTCCTGGCCCGGCTGATGCACGCGCGCTCGCTCCTGCCCGCCGGCATCGACCTGCTATTCATCGAGGGCTACCGGCCACTGTCCCTCCAAAGACGCTACTTCACCGAGTACCGGCAGGAGTTGGCCGTTGCGCAGCCCGAGTGGACGGCTCAGCAGCTGCACCAGGCCGCGAGCCGGTACGTGTCGCCGCCGGATATCGCGCCCCACTCCGCGGGCGCGGCCGTGGACATCACGCTCGTCGACCAGGACGGCCACGAGCTCGACCTCGGCGCCCGCGTCAACGCCTCCCCCGAGGAAAGCGACGATGCCTGCTTCACGCACGCCCCGAACCTCAGCAAGTCCGCGCGCCACCACCGCGCTCTGCTACTCGACGCCATGGAAGGCGCCGGATTCACGAACTACGGAACGGAATTCTGGCACTTCTCGGCGGCAGACCGCTACGACGCACTGATGCGGAGCGAGCCCTACGCGCGCTACGGACCGATCGAACTGCCCTAG
- a CDS encoding NUDIX domain-containing protein: MPDGTKHVIPAVPSPATGGEPPEHHMHLLGRYYRQVEAGRKTIEVRVATPNKRALVSGDTLVFHDRDTERELDVVVQQITPYASFEDLLDSEDAARIDPDAPRAELLANLRSLYPPDMEALGVLALAFDHRPARPGRPMPMTADEYAQTVPHHTVYGCFYIRDEHDRPVQLRSVYGSRLWQFPGGNLDAVGEDPLQTARREAVEETGLELGLDTSKLLLTHFLHTGPRMPLNKVGFIFDGGRLTTDQLGRIRLDHAEHDMWAVHDLATWQELMAPRAFARLDAIERARRGEGPAYLITHT; encoded by the coding sequence ATGCCTGACGGCACCAAGCACGTGATCCCGGCGGTCCCAAGTCCGGCGACCGGCGGCGAACCACCAGAGCACCACATGCACCTGCTCGGCCGGTACTACCGCCAAGTGGAAGCCGGCCGCAAGACGATCGAGGTGAGGGTGGCCACCCCGAACAAGCGCGCCCTGGTCAGCGGCGACACGCTCGTCTTCCACGATCGGGACACCGAGCGGGAACTCGACGTCGTCGTGCAGCAGATCACACCGTACGCCTCCTTCGAGGACCTGCTCGACTCGGAGGACGCCGCACGTATCGACCCTGATGCCCCGCGCGCAGAGCTGCTCGCCAACCTCCGCAGCCTCTACCCGCCGGACATGGAAGCCCTCGGCGTTCTCGCCCTCGCCTTCGACCACCGGCCTGCCCGGCCCGGACGCCCCATGCCGATGACGGCCGACGAGTACGCGCAAACCGTCCCGCACCACACGGTGTACGGCTGCTTCTACATCCGCGACGAGCACGACCGGCCGGTTCAACTCCGGTCGGTGTACGGATCGAGACTCTGGCAATTCCCGGGCGGCAACCTGGACGCTGTGGGCGAGGACCCACTGCAGACCGCACGGCGCGAAGCGGTCGAGGAGACCGGCCTCGAACTCGGGCTGGATACGTCGAAGCTGCTCCTGACGCACTTCCTGCACACCGGGCCCCGTATGCCGCTGAACAAGGTGGGATTCATCTTCGACGGGGGCCGACTCACCACCGACCAGCTCGGTCGTATCCGCCTCGATCACGCCGAGCACGACATGTGGGCCGTCCACGATCTCGCCACCTGGCAGGAGCTGATGGCACCGCGCGCCTTCGCCCGCCTCGACGCCATCGAACGAGCCCGGCGTGGCGAGGGCCCCGCCTACCTGATCACGCACACCTGA
- a CDS encoding bifunctional class I SAM-dependent methyltransferase/NUDIX hydrolase, with product MPAKDTNTRAWQVYGQRQIGHGYVPPVPETIGWGPWDGVGPGTEILGVLTGKRVLDIGSGAGHHAVHLARDHGAHVTAVEQSATQHERAVRHFGNRPGIEWVHGDVIEHLRAVEPYDAAYAIGTLAYTDPHELLPALRDGLAPHAPLIFSCLHTDLHGRGPSTSVVPREQQLLLRKDPPITVDMYVLAPLLWEDLLTEYGFQVEASDLLTAPSTDNPVRHQLIRARRVPDRPSLITSRPRSNRPPAPHAAIGVGAILVGQQGLLLGRHRRGTRELPGGSVEAGESLEQTVVRELAEETGLSARIEDVTLLGTLVDHVGDVVRLTVGALVTAWEGEPADQAGESIGDWSWWPLDELPDELFVCSAQILTAWRPDLPIDHPPTHFNAFAPAR from the coding sequence GTGCCCGCCAAGGACACCAACACCCGGGCCTGGCAGGTCTACGGCCAGCGTCAGATCGGGCACGGCTACGTGCCGCCCGTGCCCGAGACGATCGGCTGGGGCCCGTGGGACGGCGTCGGCCCAGGCACCGAGATCCTCGGCGTCCTCACCGGCAAGCGCGTCCTGGACATCGGCTCCGGCGCCGGACACCACGCAGTACACCTGGCCCGCGACCATGGCGCACACGTCACCGCCGTCGAGCAGTCCGCCACACAGCATGAACGCGCGGTCCGCCACTTCGGCAACCGGCCCGGCATCGAATGGGTCCACGGCGATGTCATCGAGCACCTGCGCGCGGTCGAGCCGTACGACGCCGCGTATGCGATCGGCACCCTCGCCTACACCGATCCGCACGAACTGCTGCCTGCCCTGCGCGACGGGCTGGCCCCGCACGCCCCGCTGATCTTCTCCTGCCTGCATACGGACCTGCACGGACGCGGCCCCTCCACGAGCGTCGTGCCGCGCGAACAGCAGCTTCTGCTTCGCAAGGACCCGCCGATCACGGTGGACATGTACGTTCTGGCCCCGCTCTTGTGGGAAGACTTGCTGACCGAGTACGGCTTCCAGGTCGAGGCCAGCGACCTGCTCACCGCCCCCTCCACGGACAACCCGGTCCGCCACCAGCTGATCCGCGCCCGCCGCGTCCCGGATCGGCCTTCCCTGATCACCAGCCGCCCGCGCAGCAACCGGCCCCCTGCCCCGCACGCAGCAATCGGCGTCGGCGCCATCCTCGTCGGCCAGCAGGGTCTCCTCCTGGGCCGCCATCGCCGTGGTACTCGCGAACTTCCCGGAGGGTCCGTGGAGGCCGGGGAGTCCCTGGAGCAGACGGTGGTGCGCGAGCTGGCCGAGGAGACCGGCCTGTCTGCGCGCATCGAGGACGTCACGCTCCTGGGCACCCTCGTCGATCACGTCGGCGACGTCGTACGCCTCACCGTGGGCGCCCTCGTCACCGCCTGGGAAGGGGAACCCGCTGACCAGGCCGGCGAGAGCATCGGCGACTGGAGCTGGTGGCCGCTCGACGAACTACCCGACGAGCTGTTCGTGTGCAGCGCCCAGATCCTCACGGCCTGGCGGCCCGACCTGCCCATCGATCACCCACCAACGCACTTCAACGCCTTCGCCCCGGCCCGGTAG
- a CDS encoding WbqC family protein, producing the protein MPRTNPSSATASPAASSLPDLPEPGGLCAIHQPNFLPRLTTLAKLFAADYWIVLDDVQFTRRDYQHRARLADLDDLARQQWLTIPTRLPGGRPTLIRDAVIDDPGLARRRTTGMLQQHYGTSPHWPALAKVLDPMLDAFSTGRTAAVAEISTRVLLDLLGWRGQILTSSQLPARPGRSVRLADLAVATGARTYLCGTGGMTYLDSAPFTARNIAVAPFRPPTTGIWSTGRRLSALWALTALGPPALAARLHALPVGTVPMPRMRLDA; encoded by the coding sequence ATGCCGCGTACGAATCCCTCATCCGCGACGGCTTCACCAGCCGCCTCATCGCTTCCTGACCTGCCCGAGCCGGGCGGGCTGTGCGCCATTCACCAGCCGAACTTCCTGCCCCGGCTGACCACGCTGGCCAAGCTGTTCGCGGCGGACTACTGGATCGTCCTGGACGACGTGCAGTTCACCCGCCGCGACTACCAGCACCGAGCCCGGCTCGCCGACCTTGACGACCTGGCCCGTCAGCAGTGGCTCACAATCCCCACACGCCTCCCCGGCGGACGGCCCACCCTTATCCGGGACGCCGTGATCGACGACCCCGGACTCGCTCGCCGGCGGACCACCGGGATGCTGCAGCAGCACTATGGCACCAGCCCACACTGGCCTGCTCTCGCGAAGGTCCTGGACCCCATGCTCGACGCCTTTTCCACCGGCCGGACTGCGGCCGTCGCTGAGATATCCACCCGCGTCCTGCTGGACCTGCTCGGCTGGCGTGGCCAGATCCTCACCAGCAGCCAGCTACCCGCCCGGCCGGGCCGGTCAGTCCGGCTCGCAGACCTGGCCGTCGCGACCGGTGCCCGTACCTATCTGTGCGGGACCGGCGGCATGACCTATCTCGACTCCGCCCCGTTCACGGCCCGGAACATCGCCGTGGCCCCGTTTCGGCCGCCGACCACCGGCATCTGGTCCACCGGCCGCCGACTCAGTGCCCTCTGGGCCCTGACCGCACTCGGCCCCCCAGCCCTAGCTGCACGCCTCCATGCCCTCCCCGTCGGTACCGTTCCGATGCCTCGGATGCGGCTTGACGCATAG
- a CDS encoding YdcF family protein has product MSDNQQAITEDQWRQAKLIWDYHQMSHELRPVDVAIGLGSHDLGVATHSADLYQAGLFSALIFTGGNSPTTAKVFPRGEAVHFREHAIDLGVPADAILLEPNAGNTGQNITLSREVLADAGIRPKTVLLVSKPYMERRSFATARKLWPDVEILCASEPLEFDDYLKSIGDEKLVLDMLVGDLQRVIEYPKLGFAIEQEVPEDVHAAYESLIRDGFTSRLIAS; this is encoded by the coding sequence GTGAGCGACAACCAGCAGGCCATCACCGAGGACCAGTGGCGCCAGGCCAAGCTCATCTGGGACTACCACCAGATGAGCCACGAGCTGCGGCCCGTCGACGTAGCGATCGGACTGGGCAGCCACGACCTCGGCGTCGCCACCCACTCCGCCGACCTCTATCAGGCCGGACTCTTCTCGGCCCTGATCTTCACCGGTGGCAACAGCCCCACCACCGCCAAGGTCTTCCCGCGCGGTGAGGCCGTCCACTTCCGCGAGCACGCCATCGACCTCGGCGTCCCCGCCGACGCGATCCTGCTCGAGCCGAACGCGGGGAACACCGGGCAGAACATCACCCTCTCCCGTGAGGTCCTCGCCGACGCAGGGATCCGGCCGAAGACGGTGCTGCTGGTCTCCAAGCCATATATGGAACGGCGGTCGTTCGCGACCGCCCGCAAGCTGTGGCCCGACGTCGAGATCCTCTGCGCGTCGGAGCCGCTGGAGTTCGACGACTACTTGAAGTCCATCGGCGACGAGAAGCTCGTTCTGGACATGCTCGTCGGCGACCTCCAGCGGGTCATCGAGTATCCAAAGCTCGGATTCGCCATCGAGCAGGAGGTCCCGGAGGACGTGCATGCCGCGTACGAATCCCTCATCCGCGACGGCTTCACCAGCCGCCTCATCGCTTCCTGA
- a CDS encoding helix-turn-helix domain-containing protein: protein MATVHHWTGLEAKALRLALRLSVRAFAQDLGLAVATVSKWESKLAATEPRPDTQAILDTALGRADAAVHLRFETLLSETISAVQSAGRRVTASGPRAWEYESWADDLDRVVVALSRQNFTFADSLLARWLGRFKAPELDDKGLYLFARSTALLGDLKRDQGVVLGPLSAQHSYAGARSVFTQLDIPRRVAQLDLSLAVVTEMSGKLEIAAHHYETLAVDDRLSRRDRARARLWVGTALSKDGNHDYATRVMQAATRDFEDLQEPDDWSVAHQKLALAARGAGDLTQALYFIDIARNSGTTESPMQRVRLDTAHGHILLSDAATRDDGHLVLDQAARTAAQYGLVHQLRSIEGIKAMSEGPTGPRQR from the coding sequence GTGGCGACCGTGCACCACTGGACCGGCCTGGAGGCCAAGGCCCTGCGGCTCGCACTGCGGCTGAGCGTGCGGGCCTTCGCCCAAGACCTCGGCCTGGCGGTCGCGACGGTCTCCAAGTGGGAGTCCAAACTCGCCGCCACCGAGCCTAGACCCGACACCCAGGCCATCCTCGACACCGCGCTCGGCCGCGCAGATGCTGCCGTCCACCTGCGCTTCGAGACGCTCCTGTCCGAGACGATCAGCGCCGTGCAGAGCGCCGGGCGCCGTGTCACCGCCTCCGGTCCCCGGGCCTGGGAGTACGAGTCCTGGGCCGACGACTTGGACCGTGTGGTCGTCGCCCTGTCCAGGCAGAACTTCACCTTCGCCGACAGCCTCCTGGCGCGCTGGCTCGGCCGGTTCAAGGCCCCCGAACTCGACGACAAGGGCCTGTATCTGTTCGCCCGCTCGACCGCCCTGCTCGGCGACCTTAAGCGTGACCAGGGCGTCGTCCTTGGCCCGCTCTCCGCCCAGCACTCTTATGCTGGCGCCCGCTCCGTCTTCACCCAGCTCGACATCCCCCGCCGCGTCGCCCAGCTCGACCTGTCCCTCGCGGTCGTCACGGAGATGTCCGGGAAGCTGGAGATCGCCGCCCACCACTACGAAACCCTCGCTGTCGACGACCGGCTCTCGCGCCGCGACCGCGCCAGGGCCCGACTGTGGGTGGGGACCGCGCTGAGCAAGGACGGCAACCACGACTATGCGACCCGCGTCATGCAGGCCGCGACCCGCGACTTCGAAGACCTCCAGGAACCCGACGACTGGTCGGTCGCCCACCAGAAACTCGCCCTCGCCGCCCGCGGCGCCGGCGACCTTACCCAGGCCCTGTACTTCATCGACATCGCCCGCAACAGCGGAACCACCGAATCACCGATGCAACGCGTGCGACTGGACACCGCTCATGGCCACATCCTGCTCTCCGACGCAGCGACCCGGGATGATGGACACCTCGTCCTCGACCAGGCCGCCAGGACAGCCGCGCAGTACGGACTCGTGCACCAACTGCGCAGTATCGAGGGCATCAAGGCCATGAGCGAGGGGCCGACCGGCCCCCGGCAACGGTGA
- a CDS encoding peptide deformylase has translation MVQLGAPILDEPARRFNLPSEQGAAEDTVDLLFAAIERIAQIHPFAKGMGIAAPQLGVGRAAAVVQPPAPDSRAIVLLNPRITERSEGMDEQYEGCLSFFDVRGLVPRPLAVTVETTALDGSTVTTVYERGLARLIQHEIDHLEGLLYTSRMRAGVEPLPVAEYRQTGYSWGYEQ, from the coding sequence GTGGTCCAGCTCGGGGCCCCGATCCTGGACGAACCCGCCCGCCGGTTCAACCTGCCCTCCGAGCAAGGCGCGGCCGAGGACACCGTCGACCTCCTCTTCGCCGCGATCGAGCGCATCGCGCAGATCCACCCCTTCGCCAAGGGCATGGGAATCGCTGCCCCCCAGCTCGGCGTCGGCCGCGCCGCAGCTGTCGTCCAGCCGCCCGCACCGGATTCCCGCGCCATCGTGCTTCTCAATCCACGTATAACCGAACGCTCCGAGGGCATGGACGAGCAGTACGAGGGGTGTCTCAGCTTCTTCGACGTCCGCGGTCTAGTGCCGCGCCCGCTGGCGGTGACAGTCGAGACCACTGCTCTGGACGGCAGCACCGTCACCACCGTCTACGAGCGCGGCCTCGCCCGGCTGATCCAGCACGAAATCGACCACCTCGAAGGTCTGCTGTACACCAGCCGCATGCGCGCCGGCGTCGAACCGCTACCGGTAGCGGAGTACCGCCAGACCGGATACTCCTGGGGATACGAGCAGTAG
- a CDS encoding GNAT family protein, which translates to MRTAPPSPNRPRRSPTRPPSPSEAIISTSPEPTLWLSTDTCALGPYRADLVETYWRWEQDPALLVGYGRQSPESLEARTEGMTHQLRGENIRFTIYDLSTDTPTPAGVATLLPDHSVRTAEYVIMLAREARGHGLGTAATRLILDYAFHITNLRMVWLKALAPNTAGIRAYEKAGFRTVGTMREAGYWLGQICDEVIMDALAKDFTGPSTVRAALGDSR; encoded by the coding sequence CTGAGGACGGCGCCCCCGTCGCCGAACCGCCCTCGACGCTCGCCTACACGCCCGCCCTCACCATCGGAGGCCATCATCAGCACCAGCCCTGAGCCGACCCTGTGGCTCAGCACCGATACGTGCGCCCTCGGCCCCTACCGCGCCGACCTGGTCGAAACGTACTGGCGCTGGGAGCAGGACCCCGCACTCCTCGTCGGCTACGGCCGCCAGAGCCCCGAGTCCCTCGAAGCCCGCACCGAGGGCATGACCCACCAGCTCCGCGGCGAGAACATCCGCTTCACCATCTACGACCTGAGCACCGACACCCCAACGCCCGCCGGCGTCGCCACGCTCCTGCCGGACCACTCCGTACGGACCGCCGAGTACGTGATCATGCTCGCCCGTGAGGCCCGCGGCCACGGACTGGGAACCGCAGCGACCCGGCTCATCCTCGACTACGCCTTCCACATCACCAACCTGCGGATGGTCTGGCTCAAGGCCCTCGCCCCGAACACCGCCGGCATCCGTGCCTACGAGAAGGCCGGCTTTCGCACAGTCGGGACGATGCGCGAGGCCGGTTACTGGCTCGGCCAGATCTGCGACGAGGTCATCATGGACGCCCTCGCCAAGGACTTCACCGGCCCGTCCACAGTCCGGGCGGCACTGGGCGATAGCCGCTGA
- a CDS encoding lasso peptide biosynthesis B2 protein — protein MQGSSQLSDAGGAGMVVGELGDDGAHAGAVADLSRCFPVSGEQGDCGLVRLAPLQRITIALNTTASRCRRPATPAQARAAVLAVRHACWYSPARTACLEESAATVILLAARRLSVTWCHGVAPDPVRLHAWVETEDGAPVAEPPSTLAYTPALTIGGHHQHQP, from the coding sequence ATGCAAGGCAGCAGTCAGTTGTCGGACGCTGGCGGTGCGGGGATGGTGGTCGGCGAGCTCGGTGACGATGGCGCGCATGCTGGGGCGGTCGCGGACCTCAGCCGGTGCTTCCCGGTGAGCGGCGAGCAGGGCGACTGCGGTCTCGTCCGCCTTGCCCCATTGCAGCGCATCACCATCGCGCTGAACACCACCGCGTCAAGGTGCCGCCGCCCAGCGACCCCAGCTCAGGCGAGGGCCGCAGTCCTCGCTGTGCGCCACGCCTGCTGGTACTCCCCGGCCCGAACGGCCTGTCTGGAGGAGTCCGCCGCCACCGTGATCCTCCTGGCGGCGCGGCGGCTGTCCGTCACCTGGTGCCACGGCGTCGCGCCGGATCCCGTTCGGCTGCACGCCTGGGTAGAGACTGAGGACGGCGCCCCCGTCGCCGAACCGCCCTCGACGCTCGCCTACACGCCCGCCCTCACCATCGGAGGCCATCATCAGCACCAGCCCTGA
- a CDS encoding acyl-CoA thioesterase — MPKFTYALPLRWADADSYGHVNNSRYLTYLEEARTRMVQELLPTDEAERRRHAFVVQQSVIDYKKPLDYRDQPVDVDVWVVTCRGARLELGYAIRDAEHTYAEATTKMAAFNLETGALRRMSEAETGFFARHTAD, encoded by the coding sequence ATGCCGAAGTTCACCTACGCGCTCCCGCTGCGCTGGGCCGATGCCGACAGCTACGGCCACGTCAACAACTCCCGCTACTTGACCTACCTCGAAGAAGCACGCACCCGGATGGTCCAGGAGCTGCTGCCGACGGACGAGGCTGAGCGGCGGCGCCACGCCTTCGTCGTTCAGCAGTCCGTCATCGACTACAAGAAGCCGCTGGACTACCGCGATCAGCCGGTTGACGTCGATGTCTGGGTCGTTACCTGCCGAGGCGCGCGGCTCGAGCTCGGATACGCCATCAGGGACGCCGAGCATACGTACGCCGAGGCGACGACCAAGATGGCTGCCTTCAACCTGGAGACGGGGGCACTACGCCGCATGTCAGAAGCCGAGACCGGCTTCTTCGCGCGCCACACTGCGGACTGA